Proteins from a genomic interval of Kitasatospora herbaricolor:
- a CDS encoding sensor domain-containing protein: MISSSAQGGEYDGYRAHRPARGGGDRPAPGFWRAPFSRSYLGEVGFTLAGLPIAVAGFAVAVTLFSLGLGTLVTVVGLPVLVALLGSARGFGALERARARGLLALDVADPAPVRPARPGFWAGVTGRLGDAAGWKAVLYLVLMFPWAIVSFTLSLTFLVTGWVVAAYPLYHWVFARWTPWPGYQLFDFTKDGRHYQYFVESPAQIAGMSAVGLVLVFLTPLLVRAVTNVNRLAIRGLLGG; this comes from the coding sequence ATGATCAGCAGCAGCGCACAGGGCGGCGAGTACGACGGTTACCGGGCCCACCGCCCGGCCCGGGGCGGCGGGGACCGCCCGGCCCCCGGGTTCTGGCGGGCGCCGTTCAGCCGCTCGTACCTCGGCGAGGTCGGGTTCACCCTCGCCGGGCTGCCGATCGCCGTCGCCGGGTTCGCCGTCGCCGTCACGCTGTTCTCGCTCGGACTCGGCACCCTGGTCACCGTGGTCGGGCTGCCGGTGCTGGTGGCGCTGCTCGGTTCGGCCCGGGGCTTCGGCGCCCTGGAGCGCGCCCGCGCCCGGGGCCTGCTCGCCCTGGACGTCGCCGACCCGGCGCCGGTCCGCCCGGCCCGGCCGGGTTTCTGGGCCGGCGTCACCGGCCGCCTCGGCGACGCGGCCGGCTGGAAGGCCGTGCTGTACCTGGTCCTGATGTTCCCCTGGGCGATCGTCAGCTTCACGCTGTCGCTGACCTTCCTGGTCACCGGGTGGGTGGTCGCCGCCTACCCGCTCTACCACTGGGTCTTCGCCCGCTGGACGCCGTGGCCCGGCTACCAGCTCTTCGACTTCACCAAGGACGGCCGCCACTACCAGTACTTCGTCGAGTCGCCCGCGCAGATCGCCGGGATGTCCGCGGTCGGCCTCGTGCTGGTCTTCCTCACCCCGCTGCTGGTCCGCGCCGTCACCAACGTCAACCGGCTGGCGATCCGCGGCCTGCTGGGCGGCTGA
- a CDS encoding tyrosine-protein phosphatase, which yields MDLTDPPVTAGPAAVPGAHRLLDIPGVRNARDVGGFRTTDGARVRTGLLYRSGWLAELAPEGTRALAKLGVRTVLDLRDPAEMLVRPDRLGGLDVSTSHHPLLPQDGVDHYGEPLHEAYRLITDAADGTLPALLGRLTEPEALPALLHCAVGRDRTGIAVAVLLSVLGVPDEDIVDDYLLSNLGLGLLDGVPQEYLDAKGVVRFTEIVGPELITGALAALRGRHGSLPAFLAWAGLGEEGVARLRALFLEPA from the coding sequence ATGGACCTCACCGACCCGCCCGTGACCGCCGGCCCCGCGGCCGTGCCCGGCGCCCACCGCCTGCTCGACATACCCGGCGTCCGCAACGCCCGCGACGTGGGCGGGTTCCGCACCACCGACGGCGCGCGGGTGCGCACCGGGCTGCTCTACCGGTCCGGCTGGCTCGCCGAGCTCGCCCCGGAGGGCACCCGGGCCCTCGCCAAGCTCGGCGTGCGCACCGTCCTCGACCTGCGGGACCCGGCGGAGATGCTGGTCCGCCCGGACCGCCTGGGCGGCCTGGACGTCAGCACCTCCCACCACCCGCTGCTCCCGCAGGACGGCGTCGACCACTACGGCGAGCCGCTCCACGAGGCGTACCGGCTGATCACCGACGCCGCCGACGGCACCCTGCCCGCCCTGCTCGGCCGGCTCACCGAGCCCGAGGCGCTGCCCGCGCTGCTGCACTGCGCGGTGGGCCGCGACCGCACCGGCATCGCGGTGGCCGTCCTGCTGAGCGTGCTCGGGGTGCCCGACGAGGACATCGTGGACGACTACCTGCTGTCCAACCTGGGCCTCGGACTGCTGGACGGCGTCCCGCAGGAGTACCTGGACGCCAAGGGCGTCGTCCGGTTCACCGAGATCGTCGGCCCCGAGCTGATCACCGGCGCGCTGGCCGCGCTGCGCGGGCGCCACGGCTCCCTGCCGGCGTTCCTGGCCTGGGCCGGGCTCGGTGAGGAGGGGGTGGCCCGCCTGCGTGCGCTCTTCCTCGAACCGGCCTGA
- a CDS encoding GNAT family N-acetyltransferase, producing MVPVLLTGPRLVIREFHHTPGDIDALHAVFGDPETARYLPFEPRDRETCADQIELYLEEAEKDPRSTYRLAVTRLEDGEDAVPIGNAVLGVEPQRAGFVGYALRRDTWGLGYASEITRLLCGLGFGTLGLHRLYARVDPANTASSRVLTKAGFQLEGRIRHDLYLRGTWHDALQYSLLEDEWADRGGV from the coding sequence ATGGTCCCCGTACTGCTCACCGGCCCGCGTCTGGTCATCCGCGAGTTCCACCACACCCCCGGCGACATCGACGCGTTGCACGCCGTCTTCGGCGATCCCGAGACGGCCCGATACCTCCCCTTCGAACCACGCGACCGGGAGACCTGCGCCGACCAGATCGAGCTCTACCTCGAAGAGGCCGAGAAGGATCCGCGCAGCACCTACCGGCTGGCCGTGACCCGCCTGGAGGACGGCGAGGACGCCGTGCCGATCGGCAACGCCGTGCTCGGGGTGGAGCCCCAGCGGGCCGGCTTCGTCGGCTACGCGCTGCGCCGCGACACCTGGGGCCTGGGCTACGCCAGTGAGATCACCCGGCTGCTCTGCGGCCTGGGCTTCGGCACGCTCGGGCTGCACCGGCTCTACGCCCGGGTCGATCCCGCCAACACCGCCTCCTCCCGGGTGCTGACCAAGGCCGGGTTCCAGCTGGAGGGCCGGATCCGGCACGACCTCTACCTGCGCGGGACCTGGCACGACGCCCTGCAGTACTCGCTGCTGGAGGACGAGTGGGCCGACCGGGGCGGCGTGTAG